The proteins below are encoded in one region of Desulfovibrio sp. JC022:
- a CDS encoding long-chain fatty acid--CoA ligase translates to MEINRPWLDHYDSDVVKSIDFVYRPLFEYLDLTAEKWPKRKAIEFQNWSITYGKLQQQVEIMAANLRKLGIEPGDRVAIMLPNTPQMIMTYFAILKAGAIVTLTNPLYMETEIVHQLSDSGAKMLITIDLLWSKVEKLRDKLPVRKYLVTKISDTLKFPLNMLYKVKCMREKSSPKVPYNDSSILKWDILLAGKERYSAPNIRPEDTALLQYTGGTTGLSKGCNLTHANLGANVQQAHAMLSQLGDEREIVMGILPYFHIYGLTVCLNFPVLLGATMVPFPRYVPLDVLKTMHKLKPTIFPGAPALYISLLQQKELDKYDVASVKYCLSGSSPMPVEGIKQFKDVFGATIVEGFGLTEASPLTHLNPLNGTKKPGSIGMPVPSTDAAIVDMEVGSVQLPPGKMGELVIRGPQVMKGYYNKPDETAGTLRNGWLYTGDIAYMDEDGYFYIVDRKKDMIISSGYNIYPREVDEVLYKHPKIQEAVTVGLPHKTRGEIIKVYIVLKEGESMDRAEIIAYCREKLAGYKVPRQVEFRSDLPKTMVGKVLRRALREEEAKKKKSK, encoded by the coding sequence GTGGAGATTAATCGCCCATGGCTGGATCATTATGATTCGGATGTAGTAAAGAGTATTGATTTTGTATATCGCCCGTTATTTGAATATCTGGACCTGACAGCTGAGAAATGGCCAAAACGCAAGGCCATTGAATTCCAGAACTGGTCAATCACCTACGGCAAGCTGCAACAGCAGGTCGAAATCATGGCCGCCAACCTGCGCAAGCTGGGCATTGAGCCGGGTGATCGGGTCGCTATCATGTTACCCAACACCCCGCAGATGATCATGACCTACTTTGCCATCCTCAAGGCCGGGGCTATCGTAACCCTGACCAACCCGCTTTACATGGAAACTGAGATCGTCCACCAGCTCAGTGATTCCGGGGCCAAAATGCTGATCACCATCGACCTGCTCTGGTCCAAGGTGGAAAAGCTTCGCGACAAACTCCCGGTACGTAAATATCTGGTCACCAAGATTTCCGACACTCTTAAATTTCCCCTGAACATGCTTTACAAGGTAAAATGCATGCGGGAAAAAAGTTCTCCCAAAGTACCCTACAACGATTCTTCAATCCTCAAGTGGGATATCCTGCTGGCGGGCAAGGAACGTTACAGCGCACCGAACATCAGGCCGGAAGATACCGCCCTGCTGCAATACACCGGAGGAACCACCGGGCTGTCCAAGGGCTGCAACCTGACTCACGCCAACCTCGGCGCAAACGTGCAGCAAGCCCACGCCATGCTCAGTCAGTTAGGAGACGAAAGAGAAATCGTGATGGGCATTCTGCCCTATTTCCACATCTACGGACTGACTGTCTGTCTCAACTTCCCCGTCCTGCTGGGTGCGACCATGGTCCCATTTCCACGCTACGTGCCCCTTGATGTACTCAAAACCATGCACAAGCTGAAACCGACTATTTTCCCCGGAGCCCCGGCCCTGTATATTTCCCTACTCCAACAAAAGGAACTGGATAAATATGATGTGGCCTCGGTTAAATACTGTCTGTCCGGTTCCTCGCCCATGCCGGTAGAAGGAATTAAGCAATTCAAAGACGTTTTCGGGGCAACCATTGTAGAAGGGTTCGGCCTCACCGAAGCCTCACCTTTGACCCATCTCAACCCCCTTAATGGAACCAAGAAACCAGGTTCAATCGGAATGCCTGTTCCCTCCACTGACGCCGCCATCGTGGACATGGAAGTTGGCAGTGTGCAGCTTCCCCCCGGAAAGATGGGCGAACTGGTCATCCGCGGACCGCAGGTCATGAAAGGCTACTACAACAAGCCCGACGAAACCGCCGGGACCCTGCGCAACGGTTGGCTCTACACCGGAGACATCGCCTATATGGATGAGGACGGGTACTTCTACATAGTAGACCGCAAAAAAGACATGATCATTTCCAGCGGCTACAATATCTACCCACGTGAGGTGGATGAAGTCCTTTACAAACATCCCAAAATTCAGGAAGCCGTCACAGTCGGCCTGCCCCACAAGACCCGTGGCGAGATCATCAAGGTCTATATCGTGCTCAAGGAAGGCGAAAGCATGGACCGCGCCGAAATCATAGCCTACTGCCGCGAAAAGCTGGCTGGCTACAAAGTCCCCCGGCAGGTGGAATTCCGCAGCGACCTGCCCAAAACCATGGTCGGTAAAGTTCTTCGCCGTGCCCTGCGTGAAGAAGAAGCCAAAAAAAAGAAAAGTAAATAA